Proteins from a single region of Paraglaciecola sp. T6c:
- a CDS encoding glycosyltransferase family 4 protein, with the protein MENDVTKTSKQDEVELILGNSNSNFSGVTSTMLQVMSYQQKLINLRVMGKHFLPDQSQAMTFWQVVKMCRKPLSNGKYRVFHARRVDEMIQAVLLKYVFGAKIKMVFSSAAQRFRSGSTLWLTRKMDAVVAISQSSAKYLAEPPDAIIPHGIQIENFAPAPNKGQAWQDLGYGGKYGIGILGRVRKQKGVHLFVDACIEVLPKYPDYTAVVVGAISSSHQEFVDELKAKIDKAGLSERIIFTGELPFERIPPIFSALSMVSALSDNEGFGLTVLEAMSCSAAVLATQAGAWEEIIREDIDGHVVPVNDLPAVTAKMDSLLSDPEKLKQKGLAGRERVLAHYTVEREAKALVDLFKGLQ; encoded by the coding sequence ATGGAAAATGATGTGACGAAAACCAGTAAGCAAGATGAAGTTGAGTTGATTCTGGGAAATTCGAATTCCAATTTTTCGGGTGTGACTTCAACCATGTTGCAGGTCATGTCTTATCAACAAAAGTTGATTAATTTGCGTGTCATGGGTAAGCATTTTTTACCTGATCAGAGTCAAGCTATGACATTCTGGCAGGTGGTGAAGATGTGTCGTAAGCCGCTGAGCAATGGTAAGTACCGTGTTTTTCATGCTCGCCGTGTAGATGAAATGATCCAAGCTGTGCTGTTGAAATATGTATTCGGTGCCAAAATAAAAATGGTCTTCAGTTCTGCTGCTCAGCGCTTTCGTTCAGGCTCTACCTTATGGTTAACCCGCAAAATGGACGCTGTGGTGGCCATTAGTCAGTCATCAGCAAAGTATTTGGCTGAGCCACCCGATGCGATTATTCCTCACGGTATTCAAATTGAGAACTTCGCCCCAGCTCCGAACAAAGGGCAAGCATGGCAGGATTTAGGCTATGGTGGAAAATACGGTATCGGTATTTTAGGCCGTGTGCGCAAACAAAAAGGTGTTCATCTGTTCGTCGATGCGTGCATCGAAGTGCTGCCGAAATACCCGGACTACACAGCGGTTGTAGTGGGGGCTATCTCATCTAGTCATCAAGAATTTGTTGATGAATTAAAAGCAAAAATCGATAAAGCAGGTTTGAGCGAGCGTATCATCTTTACTGGTGAACTGCCGTTTGAGCGCATTCCGCCCATTTTTAGTGCTTTATCTATGGTATCTGCGTTGAGCGACAATGAAGGCTTTGGTTTAACTGTACTTGAAGCCATGAGTTGCAGTGCTGCGGTGTTAGCGACGCAAGCAGGCGCGTGGGAAGAGATCATTCGCGAAGACATAGATGGCCACGTAGTGCCTGTGAATGATTTACCCGCGGTGACAGCAAAAATGGATTCACTACTATCAGATCCAGAAAAATTGAAACAAAAAGGCTTAGCTGGCCGTGAACGGGTATTGGCTCATTACACGGTAGAGCGGGAAGCGAAAGCCTTGGTTGATTTGTTTAAAGGGTTGCAATAG
- a CDS encoding glycosyltransferase family 2 protein, whose product MKISVIFTTYNSPVWLEKVLWGFHYQTDKNFELIIADDGSTSDTKACIDRFIQGSGLDIKHVWQEDDGFQKSRIMNKALLTSTCDYVLFTDGDCIPRRDFVAVHKAHARPGKFLSGGYFKLPMPTSDLINQQHIASGQAFERTWLVENGVKRNRKLGKLTTLQWKRTVLNSVTPAKPTWNGHNASGWRDDIFAVNGFDERMQYGGQDRELGERLFNRGVRGIQIRYSAACLHLEHDHRYVTPEMIAKNKAIRATTKSNKLTRTAYGIIKD is encoded by the coding sequence ATGAAAATATCTGTTATTTTTACTACCTACAACTCTCCCGTATGGCTCGAAAAGGTCCTGTGGGGCTTTCATTATCAAACGGATAAAAATTTTGAGCTGATCATCGCAGATGATGGTTCAACGTCGGATACGAAAGCCTGTATTGACCGTTTTATTCAGGGCTCAGGTTTGGACATTAAACACGTGTGGCAAGAAGATGATGGTTTTCAAAAGTCACGTATTATGAACAAAGCACTGCTCACCAGTACCTGCGATTATGTGCTGTTTACCGATGGTGACTGTATACCCAGACGTGATTTTGTTGCTGTGCATAAAGCGCATGCCAGACCGGGAAAATTTCTCTCGGGAGGTTATTTCAAACTTCCTATGCCTACTAGTGATTTGATTAACCAGCAACACATTGCCTCGGGTCAGGCGTTTGAGCGAACTTGGCTGGTAGAAAATGGCGTTAAACGTAATCGCAAATTGGGGAAATTGACCACATTGCAATGGAAGCGAACGGTACTAAATTCAGTCACTCCGGCTAAACCAACCTGGAATGGGCACAATGCTTCTGGCTGGCGCGACGATATTTTTGCCGTCAATGGATTTGATGAGAGAATGCAGTACGGTGGGCAAGACAGGGAGTTAGGCGAGCGCTTGTTTAACCGTGGTGTGCGAGGCATCCAAATTCGCTATTCTGCAGCCTGCCTGCATTTGGAGCATGATCATCGCTATGTTACACCTGAGATGATTGCTAAAAATAAAGCTATTCGAGCGACCACAAAATCAAATAAATTAACCCGTACCGCTTATGGCATAATAAAAGACTAG
- the coaD gene encoding pantetheine-phosphate adenylyltransferase encodes MHTKAVYPGTFDPITNGHADLIERAANMFAHVIVGIAANPSKKPLFSLQERVDLIKEVTEHLPNVEVIGFEGLLADFADSQGATVLIRGLRAVSDFEYEFQLANMNRRLNPNLESIFLTPAEENSFISSTLVKEVALHRGKVDQFCHPAVQAALKEKLQQ; translated from the coding sequence ATGCACACAAAAGCTGTCTATCCGGGCACATTTGATCCCATCACAAATGGCCATGCAGATTTAATTGAGCGCGCAGCCAACATGTTTGCACATGTCATTGTCGGCATTGCCGCAAACCCCAGTAAAAAACCTTTGTTCAGCTTACAGGAGCGTGTTGACCTGATTAAAGAAGTGACAGAGCACCTGCCTAACGTTGAGGTCATCGGCTTTGAAGGTTTGCTCGCAGATTTTGCTGATAGCCAAGGTGCTACCGTATTGATCCGCGGTTTGCGTGCGGTATCAGATTTTGAGTATGAATTTCAGTTAGCCAACATGAACCGTCGATTAAATCCCAATTTGGAAAGTATTTTCTTAACCCCTGCCGAAGAGAACTCGTTTATATCATCGACGCTGGTCAAAGAGGTCGCGCTGCACCGTGGCAAAGTCGATCAATTCTGCCACCCAGCGGTTCAAGCGGCATTAAAAGAAAAACTTCAGCAATAA
- a CDS encoding capsule assembly Wzi family protein, with the protein MSRYWVIGFLLVASQGWAKGLSPYLPLQISPEIESQIEKVMALTPGAPLTKPYKAVDIMRRNKLIATRFPELHRSVDAYLARFKDTLALTHVSASISAGDDESSPVPNQRGIKRDSSYQISASGVAFISPYAYVAGGALYADGEDAILYNTHVAFGYEYAQIEAGYREHWLSPMQDSALLSSTNAEPSLSVTVSNATPITDWGIRYELFYSKLEDTLGVSQQGELFSGEPNLLGFHLSVSPVEAWTIGYSRTLKYAGANNNLSVGDAFQDLFSPSGEDKTPELYPQALASDQKTAISSKINLPFAFPVSLYGEIAFDHAPESKDQEADDKALAFGVYFPMVTNNLSLRYEFTRLDELFYQSSFYTTGYTNEGLSLGHWASDLFASQDQVQKTTHSVNMNWKFASDQVIDITFRSADSDMNSNTEQAFKELTVRYSYATQYGFWGIDLDVGEDRFGEQFKRVSAFYRW; encoded by the coding sequence ATGTCACGTTATTGGGTAATCGGCTTTTTGCTAGTCGCGTCACAAGGATGGGCGAAAGGACTTTCCCCCTACCTTCCGCTACAAATTTCACCTGAAATTGAATCTCAGATAGAAAAAGTCATGGCACTGACCCCTGGGGCACCCCTTACCAAGCCGTACAAAGCGGTTGATATTATGCGCCGCAACAAACTTATTGCCACACGATTTCCTGAGCTTCACCGCTCGGTTGACGCTTATTTAGCCCGGTTTAAAGATACGTTAGCGTTAACCCATGTGAGCGCATCAATATCGGCAGGTGACGATGAAAGCAGCCCTGTGCCGAATCAAAGAGGTATTAAACGCGACTCCAGCTACCAAATCTCGGCTTCTGGCGTGGCTTTTATCTCACCTTATGCCTATGTGGCAGGCGGTGCCTTGTATGCTGATGGCGAAGATGCCATATTGTATAACACCCATGTCGCCTTTGGTTATGAGTACGCACAAATCGAAGCGGGTTACCGAGAACACTGGTTATCGCCAATGCAAGATTCAGCTTTATTAAGTAGTACCAACGCCGAGCCAAGCCTGTCTGTTACTGTGAGTAACGCCACCCCTATCACAGATTGGGGTATCCGATATGAGCTGTTTTATTCGAAGCTTGAAGATACGCTGGGCGTTAGCCAACAAGGTGAATTGTTCAGTGGTGAACCCAATCTATTAGGCTTTCACTTGAGTGTATCCCCTGTTGAAGCGTGGACCATAGGCTACAGCCGCACCCTGAAATATGCTGGAGCGAATAACAACTTGAGTGTTGGTGATGCTTTCCAAGATTTATTCAGCCCCTCAGGTGAAGATAAAACACCTGAACTTTATCCTCAAGCGTTAGCAAGCGATCAGAAAACGGCAATTTCCAGTAAAATTAATTTACCCTTCGCTTTCCCTGTATCTCTTTATGGCGAGATTGCCTTTGACCACGCTCCTGAAAGCAAGGATCAAGAAGCAGATGACAAAGCCCTTGCTTTTGGGGTCTATTTCCCTATGGTAACCAACAACCTGTCTTTGCGATATGAATTCACTCGCTTAGACGAGCTTTTCTACCAATCCAGCTTCTACACCACAGGTTACACCAATGAAGGCTTATCACTTGGTCATTGGGCGAGCGATCTTTTTGCTTCCCAAGATCAGGTTCAAAAGACAACGCATTCGGTCAACATGAATTGGAAATTTGCGTCTGATCAGGTTATTGATATCACATTCAGAAGTGCAGATAGCGACATGAACTCAAACACGGAACAAGCATTCAAGGAATTAACGGTGCGTTATAGTTACGCGACACAATACGGTTTCTGGGGTATTGATCTTGATGTAGGTGAAGATCGTTTTGGCGAACAATTTAAACGAGTAAGTGCATTTTACCGCTGGTAA
- the rpmB gene encoding 50S ribosomal protein L28 yields the protein MSKVCIVTGKRPAVGNNRSHAKNSTRRRFLPNLQTHRFWVESENRFVKLRLSAKGMRIIDKKGIDSVLTDIRANGVKI from the coding sequence ATGTCCAAAGTATGTATAGTGACAGGCAAGCGTCCAGCGGTAGGTAACAACCGTTCACACGCTAAAAACTCGACTCGTCGTCGTTTTTTGCCAAATCTACAAACCCACCGTTTTTGGGTTGAAAGCGAAAACCGTTTCGTTAAATTGCGTTTATCTGCTAAAGGTATGCGTATTATTGATAAGAAAGGTATTGATTCAGTATTAACTGATATCCGTGCCAATGGCGTAAAAATTTAA
- a CDS encoding putative bifunctional diguanylate cyclase/phosphodiesterase — protein MGLLIGFLLIASVLLTFIWIDKNNQDYLSQHQALHDEDLSQMHLIRDMLSNRLELWFESFIHLHEDITDNPQATADFINEEFDYLQLNWQVKDLWLLDSEYKVIFANHQHVPEYVTASAQQTLQNQSSTSNILCAQSCFQLISMPILAANGELLVLTATTSLLEMMAALNRSTLAELALVANIHSLELASLRDAQIQPPISNIRRQELSALLKLIPGGITFDMVLDKGYRLVVNEQAYLINLLPVDEKVTDPAYLLAVHDISDEWARHDSYQFGVIIISAITVALCILTFFLMAERLRRRLLIVAKRLPLLAQKEYDEFNAMQFPHSRLFLDEIDEVQRSSNLLGEQLESMDVKIEQNTRELENIAMYDRLTGLPNRNMLNFVLRKKIASLARNPEPLVVILLDFDNFRKINDSYGHGIGDEFLIIVAQRLRSNLRESDVISRFGGDEFVIVLQEVDEVSNAMTLAEKLVTKFREPIEIGAQRFYTSVSLGITSCDEQHLTVDDLVRQADIAMYASKDAGGDRFTLFNEGMSTRVMRHIEIEHDIRDALQQEQFKFALQAQIDIGTGKLVGFEALIRWLHPKNGYIMPDEFIPIMENSESMITLGYWGIKRAFAILAHLESMGLSGLRVAVNLSASQFLDPNLINFMREQLAKSEQGAEQIELELTERTVVADISHTLRIMYQLKELGFSFSIDDFGTGYSSLAYLSQLPVDIIKIDRSFISGMSVNSADKQIVKSTIAMVRKLGMKVVAEGVETAEQLNTLGDMHCDIAQGYYISKPLLEDDLYQKLPSKIKEGVWKNFDLSF, from the coding sequence ATGGGTCTATTGATTGGTTTTTTACTGATTGCCAGCGTGTTGTTGACCTTCATTTGGATTGATAAAAATAACCAGGATTATCTAAGTCAGCATCAGGCGTTACATGATGAAGATCTAAGTCAAATGCACCTGATCCGCGACATGTTGAGTAATCGTCTCGAGTTATGGTTTGAGTCGTTTATTCACCTGCATGAAGACATCACTGATAATCCGCAAGCGACTGCCGATTTTATTAACGAAGAATTTGATTACTTACAGTTGAATTGGCAAGTTAAGGATCTTTGGTTGCTCGACAGCGAGTACAAAGTCATATTCGCTAATCATCAACATGTGCCAGAATATGTAACGGCGAGTGCACAGCAAACACTGCAAAATCAATCATCTACGTCCAATATTTTATGTGCACAGTCATGTTTTCAGCTTATAAGCATGCCAATTTTGGCTGCCAACGGTGAGCTTCTGGTATTGACCGCTACCACCTCTTTGCTGGAAATGATGGCTGCCTTGAATCGTTCAACGCTGGCTGAACTTGCCTTAGTCGCAAATATACATTCCCTCGAGCTGGCTTCTCTTCGAGACGCACAGATACAGCCGCCCATCTCAAATATTAGACGCCAAGAACTTAGCGCATTACTCAAGCTAATTCCTGGGGGTATTACATTCGATATGGTGCTGGATAAAGGCTACCGATTGGTGGTCAATGAGCAGGCATATTTGATTAATTTACTGCCCGTTGATGAAAAGGTGACTGACCCTGCATATCTGCTTGCCGTGCACGATATCAGCGACGAGTGGGCAAGGCATGATAGTTATCAATTCGGTGTCATTATCATCTCAGCTATTACAGTGGCACTTTGTATTCTGACGTTCTTTTTAATGGCCGAGCGGCTGCGTAGACGCCTACTTATCGTTGCAAAGCGTTTACCGCTTTTAGCACAGAAGGAATACGACGAATTTAACGCCATGCAATTTCCACATAGTAGACTGTTTTTAGATGAAATAGATGAGGTCCAACGCTCTTCAAATTTATTGGGTGAACAGCTTGAGTCGATGGATGTCAAGATAGAACAAAACACCCGAGAACTTGAAAATATAGCCATGTACGACCGGCTTACGGGGCTTCCAAATCGAAATATGCTGAATTTTGTGCTGCGCAAAAAAATAGCGTCTTTAGCGCGTAACCCTGAACCTTTGGTCGTTATTCTATTGGACTTCGATAATTTTAGGAAAATTAATGACAGTTATGGTCACGGCATTGGTGATGAGTTCTTGATTATCGTCGCCCAGCGATTGCGCAGCAATCTGCGCGAATCAGACGTGATCAGCCGCTTCGGTGGTGATGAATTCGTCATTGTGCTGCAAGAGGTTGATGAGGTCAGTAATGCCATGACCTTAGCCGAAAAGCTGGTGACTAAGTTTAGAGAGCCTATTGAGATCGGCGCTCAACGTTTTTATACCTCTGTGAGTTTGGGGATCACCTCTTGTGACGAACAACATCTCACTGTGGATGACTTGGTGCGCCAAGCGGATATTGCTATGTATGCTTCAAAAGATGCTGGCGGAGACCGCTTTACACTTTTCAATGAAGGCATGAGCACGCGGGTCATGCGCCATATTGAAATTGAGCATGATATTCGAGACGCACTGCAGCAAGAACAGTTCAAGTTCGCGCTACAAGCACAAATAGACATTGGTACCGGCAAGCTGGTGGGATTCGAGGCACTGATCCGTTGGCTGCATCCGAAAAATGGTTACATCATGCCTGATGAATTTATTCCTATTATGGAAAATTCTGAAAGCATGATCACCTTAGGTTACTGGGGTATAAAGCGCGCGTTTGCTATTTTGGCACATCTTGAAAGCATGGGACTGAGTGGGTTGAGAGTAGCAGTAAACTTATCTGCGAGTCAGTTTTTAGATCCTAATTTAATCAATTTTATGCGCGAACAATTAGCAAAAAGCGAGCAAGGTGCAGAGCAAATTGAATTGGAATTGACTGAGCGCACAGTGGTTGCTGACATCAGTCATACGCTGCGGATCATGTATCAGCTCAAGGAATTAGGGTTTAGTTTTTCTATTGATGATTTTGGCACAGGGTATTCGTCTCTCGCATACCTATCTCAGCTACCGGTAGATATTATTAAAATCGACCGCAGCTTTATATCCGGTATGAGTGTAAATAGCGCAGACAAGCAGATCGTGAAATCAACCATCGCTATGGTCAGAAAACTAGGTATGAAGGTTGTCGCTGAAGGAGTAGAGACAGCGGAGCAATTGAATACATTAGGCGATATGCATTGTGATATTGCCCAAGGTTATTATATTTCAAAACCCCTTTTAGAGGATGATTTGTACCAAAAGCTCCCTTCAAAAATAAAGGAAGGTGTCTGGAAGAACTTCGATTTGTCATTTTAA
- a CDS encoding 3-deoxy-D-manno-octulosonic acid transferase: MKSTFTPKAKENYSLWGYTLLLCILLPFVFLHFCYQYLTKKPTTPWARIQRFGVNICTAKTGGLLFHCVSVGEVVAAANVIKRIRQFQPEIPVTITTTTATGAKQATDLFNDSITHCYLPIDIPWMMRRILKQAAPTHVIITEVELWPNMIDQCWRLNIPVSVINARMTDSSMRTYAKISALFSPMLHKLHKVCAQGERDYHNYQQLHAPEQTLVLTNNIKFEQPARPEAHQQAKEFSQMFNIASRPIIVAGSSHAPEEDVLLDAHKLILQHIPDALLIIVPRHPQRFDDVYQICKLSGLCSLRSSDERPCDTDTQVLLVDEMGKLQALYALATIAFVGGSIADRGGHNALEPAAFEVPILMGVHRYNNPAICQVLSDNGALFEANTPEQISQKVMLWLRNETLRKHAGKAGKQVLQENSGAVSATLQALGFAMSNH, encoded by the coding sequence ATGAAGTCCACTTTCACTCCTAAAGCAAAAGAAAATTACAGCCTGTGGGGATACACCTTGCTGTTGTGTATTTTGTTACCCTTTGTGTTTTTACATTTTTGTTATCAATACTTGACGAAAAAACCTACCACGCCTTGGGCTCGGATCCAACGCTTTGGTGTGAATATATGCACGGCAAAAACTGGTGGGTTGCTCTTTCATTGTGTGTCAGTAGGTGAGGTGGTTGCCGCTGCCAATGTCATTAAAAGAATTCGCCAATTTCAACCTGAGATACCTGTCACTATTACTACTACAACGGCGACTGGTGCAAAGCAAGCGACCGACTTATTCAACGACTCAATCACTCATTGCTATTTGCCAATCGATATTCCATGGATGATGCGCCGCATCCTTAAGCAAGCCGCGCCCACTCACGTCATCATTACTGAAGTGGAGCTTTGGCCGAATATGATCGACCAATGTTGGCGTCTAAATATTCCCGTGTCGGTGATTAATGCACGTATGACTGACAGCTCTATGCGCACATATGCCAAAATATCGGCTCTTTTTAGCCCCATGCTGCATAAATTACATAAAGTTTGCGCCCAAGGAGAGCGCGACTACCACAACTACCAGCAACTCCATGCTCCTGAGCAAACGTTGGTACTGACCAATAATATTAAGTTTGAGCAGCCTGCTCGTCCCGAAGCTCACCAGCAGGCCAAAGAATTTTCTCAGATGTTCAATATTGCAAGTCGGCCGATTATTGTCGCTGGTAGCTCTCACGCTCCAGAAGAAGATGTACTCCTTGATGCTCACAAATTAATTCTGCAACACATTCCTGACGCACTGCTTATCATAGTACCTCGCCACCCCCAGCGTTTTGACGATGTCTATCAGATATGTAAATTAAGTGGCTTATGCAGCCTGCGAAGCTCTGACGAAAGGCCTTGTGATACAGACACCCAAGTCTTGCTAGTTGATGAAATGGGCAAACTGCAAGCCTTGTATGCTCTGGCTACAATTGCCTTTGTAGGGGGCAGTATTGCAGATAGAGGCGGGCATAACGCCCTTGAACCTGCGGCCTTTGAAGTCCCCATATTGATGGGAGTGCACCGGTATAACAACCCAGCAATATGCCAAGTGCTCAGTGACAATGGCGCGTTATTCGAAGCTAATACCCCAGAACAAATAAGCCAAAAAGTCATGCTGTGGTTAAGGAATGAGACACTACGTAAACATGCAGGCAAAGCAGGAAAACAAGTTTTACAGGAAAACAGTGGCGCTGTTAGCGCCACGTTGCAGGCGTTAGGATTTGCTATGAGCAATCATTAA
- a CDS encoding CDP-glycerol--glycerophosphate glycerophosphotransferase: MAKHYLFYISENYAFQILRPLQDEIQRRGDTVAWFVEGNNVNRAYFKPHETQLPDVQAVIDFHPIAVFVPGNMIPSFIPGLKVCVRHGFIGFKTRKKDGLNYSFIIRDCFDLYCTHGPSMTDTFKLLEQKHQFFKVVETGFCKMDPFFDRSMVAEKDAAANTTAQRDERPVVLFSSTFSPRMSQAEALLPTIKRLSQDTKWRWLVTFHPKMAQSTVDAYKAAQHENLTFIETDNAMPLMLEADLMLGDNSSMLVEFLMLNKPVVTMKNEHPKPHFINVTDAEKIEESIEYALTRPPELMDKLDDYAAQTHPYTDGQSSARIVDATQDMLDNPPKLKNKPFNLIRSIKMRKKLGYWRW, from the coding sequence ATGGCAAAACATTACCTTTTTTACATCTCCGAAAATTATGCATTTCAAATACTGCGCCCCTTGCAGGACGAAATTCAAAGAAGAGGCGATACCGTCGCTTGGTTTGTAGAAGGTAACAACGTCAACAGAGCTTATTTCAAGCCCCATGAAACGCAACTACCTGATGTTCAGGCCGTCATTGATTTTCACCCTATTGCCGTATTTGTTCCTGGTAATATGATTCCGTCATTTATCCCTGGCTTGAAAGTCTGTGTCCGCCATGGCTTCATTGGTTTTAAAACTCGTAAAAAAGACGGTTTGAACTATTCGTTTATTATTCGAGATTGTTTTGATTTGTATTGTACGCATGGGCCATCAATGACCGACACATTCAAATTACTGGAGCAAAAGCATCAGTTCTTCAAAGTAGTCGAAACAGGGTTTTGTAAAATGGACCCGTTTTTTGATCGTTCAATGGTTGCTGAGAAGGACGCTGCCGCTAACACAACAGCACAAAGGGACGAGCGCCCAGTGGTGTTATTTTCATCCACATTTTCTCCTCGAATGTCTCAAGCCGAAGCGCTTTTGCCAACCATTAAGCGCTTATCTCAAGATACTAAATGGCGTTGGTTAGTGACCTTCCATCCTAAAATGGCACAAAGTACGGTGGATGCCTATAAAGCCGCTCAACATGAGAATTTAACTTTTATCGAAACCGATAATGCCATGCCATTAATGCTCGAGGCTGACTTAATGCTTGGGGATAATTCATCTATGCTGGTTGAGTTTTTAATGTTGAACAAACCTGTGGTGACCATGAAAAATGAGCATCCTAAGCCGCATTTTATTAATGTTACCGATGCTGAAAAAATTGAAGAAAGCATAGAATACGCATTAACTAGGCCGCCTGAGTTGATGGATAAATTAGACGACTATGCAGCGCAAACTCACCCTTACACTGATGGTCAGTCAAGTGCTCGTATAGTAGATGCCACACAAGACATGCTGGACAATCCCCCTAAGTTGAAAAATAAGCCGTTCAATCTAATCCGAAGTATCAAAATGCGTAAAAAGCTAGGTTACTGGAGGTGGTAA
- a CDS encoding 3-deoxy-D-manno-octulosonic acid kinase — translation MPNIQQTSKERSTIIFDAEIFAAPDLHIFDGHYWQSKQQLTGSATGRGTTYFFRHKNNEYVLRHYRRGGLIGKLIEDSYLFRGLSRTRAWREFTLLEQMHSLGLPVPEPVAAQVTRHNVMYRGDIIIKRIPNSQDMFSHLCEAPQPQTTWQAIGTCIRQFHDHNVYHHDLNIHNVMLDGAGKIWLIDFDKCAIHASNNWKKANLDRLLRSLHKEQAKQQTFHFNEQNWQVLLSAYGEPA, via the coding sequence ATGCCAAACATTCAGCAAACATCTAAAGAGCGCAGCACCATTATATTTGATGCTGAAATATTCGCAGCCCCTGATTTGCATATTTTTGATGGTCACTACTGGCAATCGAAACAGCAATTAACCGGCAGTGCTACCGGACGCGGCACAACGTATTTTTTTAGGCATAAAAATAACGAATATGTTTTGCGCCATTATCGACGCGGTGGCTTAATCGGCAAGTTAATTGAAGACAGCTATCTTTTTAGAGGTCTGTCACGCACGAGAGCATGGCGCGAGTTTACTCTTCTAGAACAGATGCACAGTCTTGGTTTGCCCGTACCTGAGCCTGTCGCAGCACAAGTAACACGACACAATGTGATGTACCGAGGCGACATCATTATAAAGCGTATTCCCAATAGCCAAGATATGTTTAGCCATTTATGTGAAGCGCCGCAACCTCAAACCACTTGGCAAGCCATTGGCACCTGCATTCGCCAATTTCATGATCACAATGTATATCATCACGACTTAAACATTCACAATGTTATGCTCGATGGTGCAGGTAAAATTTGGCTTATCGATTTTGATAAATGTGCCATACATGCTAGCAATAATTGGAAAAAAGCTAATTTAGACCGACTCTTACGCTCATTGCATAAAGAGCAAGCCAAACAACAAACCTTCCATTTCAATGAGCAAAATTGGCAAGTTTTGCTGTCCGCCTACGGTGAGCCAGCTTAA
- the mutM gene encoding bifunctional DNA-formamidopyrimidine glycosylase/DNA-(apurinic or apyrimidinic site) lyase: protein MPELPEVEVSRLGISPHLIGQHIEQIIVRHKQLRWWVPDDVHLAEGHKVNDVRRRAKYLFIDTDAGSIILHLGMSGKLRIVNSETPVIKHDHIDIVLTNGVCLRFNDARRFGACLWQRVGDPEIGMIAALGPEPLTSDFDGQRLYDLSRTKNVPVKNFIMDNKVVVGVGNIYANESLFIAGIDPRKAAKKVSKKSYLALGDIIKQVLAKAIEQGGTTLKDFTQADGNPGYFAQHLRVYGRKGQACEVCESEIQSVTLGQRNTFFCEQCQK, encoded by the coding sequence ATGCCTGAATTACCCGAAGTTGAAGTGAGCCGTTTAGGCATTAGCCCACACTTAATTGGTCAGCATATTGAGCAGATTATTGTGCGTCATAAACAATTACGTTGGTGGGTGCCTGATGACGTGCATTTAGCTGAGGGGCACAAGGTGAATGACGTGCGTCGTCGCGCCAAGTACCTATTTATTGATACCGATGCAGGTAGCATTATTTTGCATTTGGGTATGTCGGGTAAATTACGGATTGTGAACAGTGAAACACCGGTGATTAAACATGATCATATCGATATCGTATTGACCAATGGTGTGTGTTTGCGTTTCAACGACGCTCGTCGCTTTGGCGCTTGTTTATGGCAACGTGTCGGCGACCCTGAAATTGGTATGATAGCCGCTCTTGGGCCTGAGCCATTAACATCTGACTTTGATGGACAACGCTTATATGATCTTTCTCGCACCAAGAATGTGCCAGTGAAGAACTTTATCATGGACAACAAAGTCGTGGTCGGCGTTGGGAATATCTACGCCAATGAGTCGTTATTCATTGCTGGTATTGACCCACGCAAAGCAGCTAAAAAAGTCAGCAAAAAAAGTTATTTAGCGTTAGGTGACATTATTAAGCAAGTACTCGCAAAAGCGATAGAGCAGGGCGGTACAACGTTAAAAGACTTTACCCAAGCAGATGGCAACCCAGGCTATTTTGCACAGCACCTGCGCGTATATGGGCGTAAAGGCCAAGCGTGCGAAGTCTGCGAGAGCGAAATTCAGTCAGTGACCCTAGGGCAGCGTAATACGTTTTTTTGTGAGCAGTGCCAAAAATAG
- the rpmG gene encoding 50S ribosomal protein L33, with protein MRDKIKLVSSAGTGFYYTTDKNKRNMPGKMEIKKFDPKVRQHVLFKEAKIK; from the coding sequence ATGCGTGATAAAATCAAGTTAGTGTCTTCTGCTGGTACCGGTTTTTACTACACCACAGATAAAAACAAACGTAACATGCCTGGCAAAATGGAGATCAAAAAGTTTGATCCTAAAGTACGTCAGCACGTTTTGTTTAAAGAAGCCAAAATTAAGTAA